The Salinicoccus roseus genome window below encodes:
- a CDS encoding LacI family DNA-binding transcriptional regulator has protein sequence MKNVTINDVAHEANVSKSTVSHYLNGHFTKMGPETRERIARAVRKLDYSPNHIAKSLKNKRTMTIGVIVANILHNFSTRVIRSIEDFAHGHGYHVIVCNTDNSSDKEADYIRMLMAKQVDGLVVIPTAKNEALFMELAEKGYPVVFVDRYIENVPIQSHMLDNRVSVMMAFDHLSERGHREIGFLTEPVEAIVARQERYDAYLELCGSYGIRPISIQVEKEGMVSSLDQSAAQGSLPESLIVANDLALFELLKMAKQRNILIPEELSIISIDDIEFADFFNPGITVIAQPAVEIGTAAVSALFEMMNGSKNASGIERFHPYLIERESVKQYGDQ, from the coding sequence ATGAAAAACGTGACGATCAATGATGTCGCCCACGAAGCGAATGTTTCCAAGAGCACCGTATCCCATTATCTGAACGGTCATTTTACTAAGATGGGCCCGGAGACCAGGGAGAGGATTGCGCGGGCGGTCCGCAAGCTGGACTACAGTCCGAATCATATAGCGAAATCCCTAAAGAACAAACGGACGATGACGATCGGGGTGATCGTCGCCAATATACTGCACAACTTCTCGACGCGGGTGATCAGGAGCATTGAGGATTTTGCGCATGGACATGGCTACCATGTCATCGTCTGCAACACGGACAACAGTTCCGATAAGGAGGCGGATTATATCCGCATGCTGATGGCCAAGCAGGTCGATGGGCTGGTGGTGATCCCCACCGCCAAAAATGAAGCGCTTTTTATGGAACTTGCCGAAAAGGGGTATCCCGTCGTATTCGTCGACCGGTATATAGAAAACGTGCCGATCCAGTCCCATATGCTGGATAACAGGGTGTCGGTCATGATGGCGTTCGACCACCTGTCAGAAAGGGGACACCGGGAGATCGGTTTTCTGACCGAGCCTGTCGAAGCCATCGTCGCAAGGCAGGAGCGGTATGATGCATATCTTGAGCTCTGCGGTTCATACGGCATCCGCCCGATATCCATCCAGGTGGAGAAGGAGGGGATGGTATCGTCACTGGATCAATCGGCTGCCCAGGGCAGTCTGCCTGAGTCCCTGATCGTCGCCAATGACCTGGCGCTGTTCGAACTGCTGAAGATGGCAAAGCAGAGGAATATTCTGATCCCCGAGGAGCTGTCCATCATCAGCATCGATGACATCGAGTTTGCGGATTTCTTCAATCCGGGCATCACCGTCATCGCCCAGCCCGCAGTGGAAATCGGTACCGCCGCCGTCAGTGCACTATTTGAAATGATGAATGGCAGCAAAAATGCATCA
- a CDS encoding fructose bisphosphate aldolase: MNQEQFDKVKNGKGFIAALDQSGGSTPKALLAYGVQEDAYSSEDEMFDLVHEMRTRIITSPSFNSDQILGAILFEQTMDREIEGKYTSEYLADKGIVPFLKVDKGLADEKDGVQLMKPIPELDKLLERANERGVFGTKMRSNILEPNENGIKEVVDQQFEVGKQILAAGLMPIIEPEVNVYSDNKEKSEQILKEEIEKHLDQLTDDQQVMLKLSIPTNANEYKSLIEHPRVLRVVALSGGYSRDEANEKLKKNDGLIASFSRALASDLNVNQSDQEFDQKLKEAVDTIYDASVNKK; this comes from the coding sequence ATGAATCAGGAACAATTCGACAAAGTCAAGAATGGAAAAGGCTTCATCGCAGCTCTCGACCAGAGTGGCGGCAGTACACCAAAGGCACTGCTCGCATATGGTGTCCAGGAGGATGCCTATTCAAGCGAGGACGAAATGTTCGACCTTGTACATGAGATGCGCACACGCATCATCACTTCCCCTTCATTCAATTCGGATCAGATTCTTGGGGCCATCCTGTTCGAACAGACGATGGACAGGGAGATCGAAGGCAAGTACACTTCCGAGTACCTTGCAGACAAAGGCATCGTGCCTTTCCTTAAAGTCGACAAGGGACTTGCCGACGAAAAGGACGGCGTACAGCTCATGAAGCCGATTCCGGAACTCGACAAGCTGCTTGAGCGTGCGAACGAAAGAGGCGTATTCGGTACGAAGATGCGTTCCAACATCCTTGAACCGAATGAAAATGGCATCAAGGAAGTCGTAGATCAGCAGTTTGAAGTCGGCAAACAGATCCTGGCAGCAGGCCTCATGCCGATCATCGAACCTGAAGTCAACGTCTACAGCGACAACAAGGAGAAATCCGAGCAGATCCTTAAAGAAGAGATTGAAAAGCATCTTGATCAGCTCACGGATGACCAGCAGGTCATGCTGAAACTCTCCATCCCGACAAATGCCAATGAGTACAAATCACTCATCGAGCATCCAAGGGTCCTCCGGGTCGTTGCCCTGTCCGGCGGCTACTCAAGAGACGAAGCGAATGAAAAACTCAAGAAGAACGATGGCCTCATCGCCAGCTTCTCCCGTGCACTCGCTTCAGATCTGAACGTCAACCAGTCGGATCAGGAGTTCGACCAGAAATTGAAAGAAGCTGTAGATACGATCTACGATGCTTCCGTCAATAAGAAATAA
- a CDS encoding cold-shock protein, producing MTQGTVKWFNADKGFGFIEVEGGDDVFAHFSNIEGEGYKTLDEGQAVEFSVEEGQRGPQAVNIVKL from the coding sequence ATGACACAAGGTACAGTTAAATGGTTCAATGCAGACAAAGGTTTCGGTTTCATCGAAGTTGAAGGCGGAGACGACGTATTCGCTCACTTCTCCAACATCGAAGGCGAAGGCTACAAGACTCTTGACGAAGGTCAAGCTGTAGAATTCAGCGTTGAAGAAGGTCAGCGTGGACCACAAGCTGTTAACATCGTTAAACTCTAA